In Malania oleifera isolate guangnan ecotype guangnan chromosome 8, ASM2987363v1, whole genome shotgun sequence, a single window of DNA contains:
- the LOC131162294 gene encoding uncharacterized protein At4g08330, chloroplastic, which produces METSTVLRDGHVNGNHPFASSSQRDVSYSCGSCGYELNLNSSNRNTSTIGSKYGKSIKRGIISFFSIDESRFTQVDEFQCVPYFISKYSWGLLRRKTKLLCRKCGNHVGDAHDTSLYPPELDGPDASPSGMFCIIPSHQWTGSQLRSLNAMDAQPRRGRKCSVFSLLDGDVYVFWSKTGTDLKGQKWYKILKGFE; this is translated from the exons ATGGAGACGTCGACGGTCCTCCGTGACGGTCACGTCAACGGGAATCACCCTTTTGCGTCTTCTTCTCAGAGAGATGTTTCTTACAg CTGCGGTTCTTGTGGGTATGAGTTGAACCTAAATTCCTCTAATCGGAACACATCAACCATTGGCTCTAAATACGGAAAATCCATTAAACGAGGGATCATATCATTCTTCTCCATTGATGAGAGCAGGTTTACTCAAGTTGATGAGTTTCAGTGTGTACCGTACTTCATCTCCAAGTATTCGTGGGGTTTATTGCGCAGGAAGACCAAACTTCTTTGCCGAAAGTGCGGGAACCATGTTGGAGATGCTCACGATACCTCTTTGTACCCGCCTGAATTGGATGGACCAGATGCAAGCCCCTCAG GCATGTTTTGTATAATTCCTTCTCATCAATGGACTGGCAGCCAGCTTAGATCCTTGAATGCCATGGACGCCCAACCAAGAAGAGGCCGCAAGTGCTCTGTTTTTTCTCTATTAGATGGTGACGTGTATGTGTTTTGGTCTAAAACCGGAACTGATTTGAAAGGACAGAAGTGGTATAAAATTTTGAAGGGGTTTGAGTGA